A window of the Macaca nemestrina isolate mMacNem1 chromosome X, mMacNem.hap1, whole genome shotgun sequence genome harbors these coding sequences:
- the LOC105476653 gene encoding LOW QUALITY PROTEIN: forkhead box protein O4 (The sequence of the model RefSeq protein was modified relative to this genomic sequence to represent the inferred CDS: inserted 1 base in 1 codon) gives MRIQPQXAAAVIDLDPDFEPQSRPRSCTWPLPRPEIANQPSETPEVEPGLGEKVHTEGRSEPILLPSRLPEPAGGPQPGILGAVTGPRKGGSRRNAWGNQSYAELISQAIESAPEKRLTLAQIYEWMVRTVPYFKDKGDSNSSAGWKNSIRHNLSLHSKFIKVHNEATGKSSWWMLNPEGGKSGKAPRRRAASMDSSSKLLRGRSKAPKKKPPVLPAPPEGATPTSPAGHFAKWSGSPCSRNREEADMWTTFRPRSSSNASTVSTRLSPLRPESEVLAEEIPASVSSYAGGVPPTLNEGLELLDGLNLTSSHSLLSRSGLSGFSLQHPGVTGPLHTYSSSLFSPAEGPLSAGEGCFSSSQALEALLTSDTPPPPADVLMTQVDPILSQAPTLLLLGGLPSSSKLATGVGLCPKPLEAPGPSSLVPTLSMIAPPPVMASAPIPKALGTPVLTPPTEAASQDRMPQDLDLDMYMENLECDMDNIISDLMDEGEGLDFNFEPDP, from the exons ATGAGAATTCAGCCAC AGGCTGCCGCGGTCATAGACCTCGATCCCGACTTCGAACCCCAGAGCCGTCCCCGCTCCTGCACCTGGCCCCTTCCCCGACCTGAGATCGCTAACCAGCCGTCCGAGACGCCCGAGGTGGAGCCAGGTCTGGGGGAAAAGGTACACACGGAGGGGCGCTCAGAGCCGATCCTGTTGCCCTCCCGGCTCCCAGAGCCGGCCGGGGGCCCCCAGCCCGGAATCCTGGGGGCTGTAACAGGTCCTCGGAAGGGAGGCTCCCGCCGGAATGCCTGGGGAAATCAGTCATATGCAGAACTCATCAGCCAGGCCATTGAAAGCGCCCCGGAGAAGCGACTGACACTTGCCCAGATCTACGAGTGGATGGTCCGTACTGTACCCTACTTCAAGGACAAGGGTGACAGCAACAGCTCAGCAGGATGGAAG AACTCGATCCGCCACAACCTGTCCCTGCACAGCAAGTTCATCAAGGTTCACAACGAGGCCACTGGCAAAAGCTCTTGGTGGATGCTGAACCCTGAGGGAGGCAAGAGCGGCAAGGCCCCTCGCCGCCGGGCCGCTTCCATGGATAGCAGCAGCAAGCTGCTCCGGGGCCGCAGTAAAGCCCCCAAGAAGAAGCCACCTGTGCTGCCAGCTCCACCCGAAGGTGCCACTCCGACGAGCCCTGCCGGCCACTTTGCCAAGTGGTCAGGCAGCCCTTGCTCTCGAAACCGTGAAGAAGCCGATATGTGGACCACCTTCCGTCCACGAAGCAGTTCAAATGCCAGCACTGTCAGCACCCGGCTGTCCCCCTTGAGGCCAGAGTCTGAGGTGCTGGCGGAGGAAATACCAGCTTCAGTCAGCAGCTATGCAGGGGGTGTCCCTCCCACCCTCAATGAAGGTCTAGAGCTGTTAGATGGGCTCAATCTCACCTCATCCCATTCCCTGCTATCTCGGAGTGGTCTCTCTGGCTTCTCTTTGCAGCATCCTGGGGTTACCGGCCCCTTACACACCTACAGCAGCTCTCTTTTCAGCCCAGCAGAGGGGCCCCTGTCAGCAGGAGAAGGGTGCTTCTCCAGCTCCCAGGCTCTGGAGGCCCTGCTCACCTCTGATACGCCACCACCCCCTGCTGACGTCCTCATGACCCAGGTAGATCCCATTCTGTCCCAGGCTCCTACTCTTCTGTTGCTGGGGGGGCTTCCTTCCTCCAGTAAGCTGGCCACGGGTGTCGGCCTGTGTCCCAAGCCCCTAGAGGCTCCAGGCCCCAGCAGTCTGGTTCCCACCCTTTCTATGATAGCACCACCTCCAGTCATGGCAAGTGCCCCCATCCCCAAGGCTCTGGGGACGCCTGTGCTCACACCCCCTACTGAAGCTGCAAGCCAAGACAGAATGCCTCAGGATCTAGATCTTGATATGTATATGGAGAACCTGGAGTGTGACATGGATAACATCATCAGTGACCTCATGGATGAGGGCGAGGGACTGGACTTCAACTTTGAGCCAG ATCCCTGA